In Plasmodium gaboni strain SY75 chromosome 11, whole genome shotgun sequence, the following proteins share a genomic window:
- a CDS encoding putative acyl-CoA-binding protein: MLKNINKPVIFFNVLTGLAVIYLFKNYNENTKQVLNKLYSLKNWIVQYSCSFLKRYERIQLPIIDEDIIIDLSDQELEEKFMQACNAVKIYKTKLKTEQWLHLYGLFKQATIGNIILQNEEESTKNSDISKNSDISKNSDISKSSDISSKSSDISSKNSDMALKNSDMASKHSDVASKNSDISSNNNIQNVSIIDGKKKKKKKNNKNKNKNNKNKNNNNNTNMEFIEIQKRKAWKNCYNVNKNTCKYLYVQYFNKLFPDALEKLNNDDNMKFSKTVSKMKPFKEQNKKHIENENDDDNNICDILCQHVVMGDLANIKKNLKHNPSLINKKNSSGLTPLHYACDRGYIDIVKYLIQQGANINVEDSYGDTPLHMAAYSEKLNVVEFLKSVGADINKTNSEGLTIDWILSQN; the protein is encoded by the coding sequence ATGCTAAAGAACATTAATAAACCagttatatttttcaacGTGCTAACAGGTCTTGCagttatttatttatttaaaaattataatgaaaatacaAAACAAGTATtgaataaattatattccTTGAAAAATTGGATAGTGCAATATTCCTGTAGTTTTTTGAAAAGGTATGAGAGGATACAACTACCTATAATAGACGAAGATATTATAATAGATTTATCAGATCAGGAAttagaagaaaaatttaTGCAAGCCTGTAATGCTGTAAAGATTTATAAAACTAAATTAAAAACAGAGCAATGGTTACATTTGTATGGATTATTTAAGCAGGCAACGATTggtaatattatattacaaaatgaagaagaaagTACAAAAAATAGTGACATATCAAAAAATAGTgatatatcaaaaaatagTGACATATCAAAAAGTAGTGATATATCATCAAAAAGTAGTGATATATCATCAAAAAATAGTGACATGGCATTAAAAAATAGTGACATGGCATCAAAACATAGTGACGTGGCATCAAAAAATAGTGATATAtcatcaaataataatatacaaaatgtATCAATTATAgatggaaaaaaaaaaaaaaaaaaaaaaaataacaaaaacaaaaacaaaaataataaaaacaagaataataataataatactaaTATGGAATTTATTGAAAtacaaaaaagaaaagcTTGGAAAAATTGTtataatgtaaataaaaatacatgtaaatatttatatgtacaatattttaataaattatttccAGATGCATTAGagaaattaaataatgatgacAATATGAAATTTTCAAAAACAGTAAGTAAAATGAAACCTTTtaaagaacaaaataaaaaacatatagaaaatgaaaatgatgatgataataatatttgtgATATTTTATGTCAACATGTTGTTATGGGTGATCTTgcaaatattaaaaaaaatttaaaacataatccatcattaattaataaaaaaaattctaGTGGGTTGACACCGTTACATTATGCATGTGATAGAGGATATATAGATATagtaaaatatttaatacaACAGGGTGCAAATATTAATGTTGAAGATTCTTATGGTGACACACCTTTACATATGGCAGCGTACTcagaaaaattaaatgtGGTAGAGTTTTTAAAATCAGTAGGTGCagatattaataaaacCAATTCTGAAGGTTTGACCATTGATTGGATTCTAAGTCAAAATTAA
- a CDS encoding putative tRNA m(1)G methyltransferase: protein MNQEEEDEALEFLGNFINVIDPNDINKNGRDKKKKTKKEKKKEKREHLKEKRKKKRPEEKKRKKAKKREALLKILNNLNEEEKIIFLKERKLSEIKKKEEKKQFLIKSYNEGYKICFNCSFQNLMEEKEISSLAKQIFLSYHYMLKKKVPIQFHFTHMNDNDDISLSLERYSFNKWMVHIHKDDYWNIFDKDKIVVLSPDASEELEEIKKDEVYIISALVDRSVSKNLSFYQASLHGLKTRKLPLEKYIKKKKSNVLNVNTVVEILIHYIKTPNWLKVFETCIPQKKVMCFFYDSSSSVIEDERITNVNNEKYINEKKDIQLHL, encoded by the exons ATGAACCAAGAAGAAGAGGACGAGGCTCTTGAATTTTTGGGGAATTTTATAAACGTTATTGATCctaatgatataaataagaatgGACGAGACAAAAAgaagaaaacaaaaaaagagaaaaaaaaagaaaagagagaacatttaaaagaaaaacggaaaaaaaaaagaccagaagaaaagaaaagaaaaaaagcaaaaaaaagagaagctttattaaaaatattaaataatttaaatgaagaagaaaaaattatttttttaaaagaaagaaaactttcagaaataaaaaaaaaagaagaaaaaaaacaatttttaatcaaatcatataatgaaggatataaaatatgttttaattGTAGTTTTCAAAATCTTATggaagaaaaagaaatatcCAGTTTAGCTaaacaaatttttttatcatatcattatatgttaaaaaaaaaagtacCTATACAATTTCATTTTACACATATGaatgataatgatgatatttCTTTGTCATTGGAAAGATATTCTTTCAATAAATGGATGGTGCATATACATAAAGATGATTATTGgaatatatttgataaaGACAAAATTGTTGTGTTATCTCCAGACGCTTCAGAg GAATTAgaggaaataaaaaaggatgaagtatatattatatcagCTCTAGTAGATCGGAGTGTTTCAAAG aatttatctttttatcAAGCATCCCTTCATGGTTTGAAGACAAGGAAGCTACCTTTAGAA aaatatattaaaaaaaaaaaaagtaatgtattaaatgtaaataCAGTAGTCGAGATTTtaatacattatataaaaacacCCAACTGGTTGAAAGTTTTTGAAACTTGTATTCcacaaaaaaaagttatGTGTTTCTTTTATGATTCTTCTTCAAGTGTAATTGAAGATGAACGAATTACAAATGTGAAcaatgaaaaatatataaatgaaaaaaaagatattcAACTACATTTGTAA
- a CDS encoding putative splicing factor U2AF small subunit, producing the protein MAEHLARIIGTEEDRVNCPFFWKIGACRHGDQCSRSHYKPNCAQTLVIRHMYDNPPIAVAIAEGQMVEDEVLDKAADHFEEFYEEVFDELMKYGEIEDMVVCDNIGDHIIGNVYIKYTHEDYAEKAVNELNGRFYAGKPLQIEYTPVTDFREARCRQFVEGQCRRGGYCNFMHIKHVPRTVKRKLYRRMYKKYPEYKKRRARKDDSDDDGRRESYREGKDKYKRDRRSSQHYSSKRKNRSDNEDDDNDEDRSYKHARRENSAERREKIERWNREREMKNMNKEDNKSNADEKEE; encoded by the coding sequence atggCTGAGCATTTAGCTCGAATTATTGGAACAGAAGAGGACAGAGTTAATTGTCCTTTTTTTTGGAAAATAGGTGCTTGTCGTCATGGTGATCAATGTAGTAGAAGTCATTATAAACCTAATTGTGCTCAAACATTAGTAATAAGACATATGTATGATAACCCACCTATAGCTGTTGCAATAGCAGAAGGGCAAATGGTAGAAGATGAAGTATTAGATAAAGCAGCTGACCATTTTGAAGAATTTTATGAAGAAGTATTTGATGAATTAATGAAATATGGAGAGATTGAAGATATGGTTGTTTGTGATAATATAGGTGATCATATTATTGGTAATGtgtatattaaatatacacatGAGGATTATGCTGAAAAGGCTGTAAATGAGTTAAATGGTAGATTCTATGCAGGAAAACCATTACAAATTGAGTATACACCAGTTACTGATTTTAGAGAAGCACGCTGTCGACAATTTGTAGAAGGTCAATGTCGAAGAGGCGGTTATTGTAATTTTATGCACATCAAACATGTTCCTAGAACTgttaaaagaaaattatataggcgaatgtataaaaaatatcctgaatataaaaaaagaagagCAAGAAAAGACGATTCAGATGATGACGGACGTCGTGAAAGTTATAGAGAAGGAAAAgacaaatataaaagagATAGACGTAGTAGTCAACATTATTCATCGAAACGAAAAAATAGAAGCGATAATGAAGATGATGACAATGATGAAGATAGAAGTTATAAACACGCAAGAAGAGAAAATAGTGCCGAACGAAGAGAAAAAATTGAAAGATGGAATAGAGAAAgagaaatgaaaaatatgaacaaaGAAGATAATAAGTCAAATGCAgatgaaaaagaagaatGA
- a CDS encoding hypothetical protein (conserved Plasmodium protein, unknown function) translates to MIDHLKCNCIKYNIPDEDCEPVIKVSENKDDMLVAVSSNKRNILLYKIINKEIIYSDTFFIGDPNKIIALEWSKKNDLLIVTIDMKCIIYKKKEDGKWEYTNVNIPTEDLPTCACWHPHTYSFAIGFTSGIIFICSKKENQKWKIKKITNHVASVMFIEWSSSGYILSTNSLDSTSLLLCTSGLLDDNIKNKNNINIYKNMETFITERNINNNDIIYKIESEGYIFLHSSFSLSNEKIAIIATNFESTYEKQQIIISDYFKSPANIQYVSWVGQTLQRCLFLDDDKLLVYGYEIFPIIVEYLNDEWIISKVVLPEFNIKNLTVDFFYDQKEIQEIEQECEHLDGNQIIGEIVAHSNYILQISMLEPYENKIYIEFITVSSDFSIVLWNFSI, encoded by the exons ATGATAGATCATTTAAAATGCAATTGCATAAAATACAATATCCCTGACGAAGACTGTGAACCTGTAATAAAGGTATCagaaaataaagatgatATGTTAGTAGCTGTATCGAgtaataaaagaaatatccttctatataaaataataaataagGAGATAATATACTCAGacactttttttatagGA GATCCAAACAAAATTATTGCCCTGGAATGGTCTAAAAAAAACGATTTACTTATAGTTACAATAGATATgaaatgtataatatataaaaaaaaagaggaTGGAAAATGGGAATATACTAATGTGAATATACCAACAGAAGATTTACCTACATGTGCTTGTTGGCATCCTCATACATATTCATTTGCTATAGGATTTACTTCTggtattatatttatttgttcaaaaaaagaaaatcaaaaatggaaaataaaaaaaattaccAATCATGTGGCAAGTGTAATGTTTATAGAATGGAGTTCATCAG gatatatattatctacAAATTCACTTGATTCAACCTCGTTGCTTTTATGCACTTCAGGTCTATTggatgataatataaagaacaaaaataatatcaa tatttacaaaaatatGGAAACATTCATAACAGAACgaaatattaataataacGACATAATATACAAG ATCGAATCTGAAGGATACATCTTTTTGCATAGTTCCTTTTCATTGtcaaatgaaaaaatagCTATAATTG CTACTAATTTTGAGAGCACGTATGAAAAGCAgcaaataataatttcaGATTATTTCAAATCCCCAGCTAATATTCAATATGTTTCTTGGGTTGGACAAACACTACAAAGATGTTTATTTTTGGATGATGATAAACTGTTAGTT taTGGATATGAAATATTTCCAATCATCGTGGAATACTTAAATGATGAATGGATTATATCAAAAGTTGTGTTACCtgaatttaatataaaaaatttaacTGTTGACTTTTTTTATGATCAAAAAGAAATTCAAGAAATAGAACAAGAATGTGAACATTTAGATGGAAATCAAATTATTGGTGAAATTGTTGCTCAttcaaattatattttacaaatatCTATGTTAGAACcttatgaaaataaaatatatattgaattTATAACAGTTTCAAGTGATTTCAGTATAGTTCTTTGGAATTTTTccatataa
- a CDS encoding hypothetical protein (conserved Plasmodium protein, unknown function) gives MNLFSPVVFLLLILILSYNGSYANYNIKTIKLIFESRDKESSKVISLYGEKDSFVCRSVNNEYIRIQDDKTIINNLNIYGIIHTNDLLYFQKEQWKLYYMDTFDVKNESWTPSEYSTCGNSPDIFLGGPCKFAATEAYNKIKNLPKHKELKIKLRIHFFDLWEDDSLFLQVDNKTIWTYSHRSCLSKDCLSGINVCGQNIPDRLSLPVDMEFLHTSDTLNILVGSTLKKNTNPCETSWGIDDLVIYYK, from the exons atgaatttattttctcCTGTTGTGTTTCTCttgttaatattaatattatcatataacGGTTCATATGCTAACTATAACATAAAAACgataaaattaatatttgaaTCTAGGGATAAGGAAAGCAGCAAGgttatatctttatatgGTGAAAAGGACTCATTTGTTTGTAGGAGTgtaaataatgaatatataagaatTCAAGATGATAAAAcaataattaataatttaaatatatatggaattattcatacaaatgatttattatattttcaaaaagAACAATGgaaattatattatatggaTACTTTTGatgtaaaaaatgaatCATGGACCCCCTCA gaATATAGTACATGTGGAAATTCACCAGATATATTTCTTGGTGGACCTtg CAAGTTTGCAGCAACTGAAGCctataataaaattaaaaatttacCAAAAcataaagaattaaaaataaaactCAGAATTCATTTCTTCGACTTGTGGGAAGATGATTCTCTCTTTTTACAAGttgataataaaacaatatgGACTT attCCCATAGGTCATGTCTATCCAAA GACTGTCTTTCTGGAATAAACGTTTGTGGGCAAAATATTCCAGACCGTTTATCA cTACCCGTGGATATGGAGTTTTTGCATACCTCAG ATACATTAAACATACTAGTTGGATCcactttaaaaaaaaacactAACCCTTGTGAGACTTCATGGGGCATTGACGATTTAGTAATATACTATAAATGA